In Macrobrachium rosenbergii isolate ZJJX-2024 chromosome 4, ASM4041242v1, whole genome shotgun sequence, one genomic interval encodes:
- the LOC136837088 gene encoding retinitis pigmentosa 1-like 1 protein translates to MMVSLPEDDCLGLQEDDGLSLPGDDGLSLPEDDVLSLPEDDGLSLPEDEGLSLPEDDGLSLPEDDEDYVLSLPEDDDDGLSLPEDDGLSLPENDGLSLPEDDGLHLPEDDGFSLPENDGVSLPENDGLSLPEDDGASFLEDEGLSLPEYDGLSLLEDDVLSLPEDDGLSLQEDEGLSLPEYDVLSLLEDDVLSLPEDDGLSLPEDDGLSLPESDDLSLPEDDGLSLQEDEGLSLPEYDVLSLPKDDGLSLPEDDDLSLPEYDGLSLPEVFLKMMVCLPEDDCLSLPEDDGLSLPEDDGLSLPEDDVLSLPEDDGLSLPEDESLSLPEDDDWSESS, encoded by the exons atgatggtcagtctccctgaagatgatTGTCTAGGTCTTCAAGAAGATGATGGTCTGAGTCTTCCTGGAGATGATGGTCTgagtcttcctgaagatgatgttctgagtcttcctgaagatgatggtctgagtcttcctgaagatgaaggtctgagtcttcctgaagatgatggtctgagtcttcctgaagatgatgaagatTATGTTCTgagtcttcctgaagatgatg atgatggtctgagtcttcctgaagatgatggtctgagTCTTCCTGAAAATGATGGTCTgagtcttcctgaagatgatggtctgcATCTCCCTGAAGATGATGGTTTTAGTCTTCCTGAAAATGATGGTGTGAGTCTTCCTGAAAATGATGGTCTAAGTCTTCCAGAAGATGATGGTGCAAGTTTTCTTGAAGATGAGGGTCTAAGTCTCCCTGAATATGATGGTCTGAGTCTTCTTGAAGATGATGTTCTgagtcttcctgaagatgatggtctaaGTCTTCAAGAAGATGAGGGTCTAAGTCTCCCTGAATATGATGTTCTGAGTCTTCTTGAAGATGATGTTCTgagtcttcctgaagatgatggtctgagtcttcctgaagatgatggtctgagTCTTCCTGAAAGTGATGATCTgagtcttcctgaagatgatggtctaaGTCTTCAAGAAGATGAGGGTCTAAGTCTCCCTGAATATGATGTTCTGAGTCTTCCCAAAGATGATGGTCTTAGTCTTCCAGAAGATGATGATCTGAGTCTTCCTGAATATGATGGTCTTAGTCTTCCTGAAG tcttcctgaagatgatggtctgtCTCCCTGAAGATGATTGTCtaagtcttcctgaagatgatggtctgagtcttcctgaagatgatggtctgagTCTTCCAGAAGATGATGTTCTgagtcttcctgaagatgatggtctgagtcttcctgaagatgaaagtctgagtcttcctgaagatgatgatTGGTCTgagtcttcctga